TGTTCTTTTGAACTTTCCTTCTTTGATATTGAGTGGAGCACCAGCCTCAACCAATATTTCAATGATATCTTCATGTTTGTACAATATTGCCTTATGTAGAGCCGTCATTTTAGCAGTGTTTTGTACTCCAGTGTCAGCGCCCGAGGTAAGCATGCATATAACAGCTTCAGTCAGTCCTTTTCGCGCGGCTACAATCAACGGAAAGATTCCATTAATCGCATTTCCTCGGTCATTAACGTCAGTTCCAGGGTGTTGTAAGAACATATTCAGAAGCTCTATGCTCTTATGCATTGCAATGTAAATAGCATCTCCAGTCACCTTTGCCCCATGTCTCAGTAGGAATTCAACTGACTCTTTCTGTTTCGAGTGTGCGGCTAGAAGTAATGGGACTGAATGGTCGACATTTTCCTCTCCAACAATCTCTCTAGTGATGACTTCCTTCGCAAATACAATTGCTCCACTGTACCATGCATACCCCATCAGACACATATCAAGCTGTTTCATCGATATCCCGTAATCAAGGAAATACCCCTTCATTCTCATCACCGGAACAGAAAAAAACCTCATTTACGAGGTCCTCGTCAACAACGTAGTCAATGAACTTCTTCACAAACATTTCTGAGTTAAACGCCTTATGTTTAATGATACCAAAATCTATCCTGTTTATTATTTTGATGTCATTGTTTCTTTGTCCCGTTCTTTGTAGCGTTTGAAATTCATCTACTGTTGGAGTTTCTGCAACGGTATTGCAGTTTTTACGTAAAAGCATATTACTGCATTTTTCTACTAAGCAATGAAACTGTCTTTCCTCTAAGCTTACTTTAAAGTCATCTCGCGCGGTTTCACCAATGGAAATATACTCCATCAGAAAATCTCTAGGACAAATTTCCACGGTTTCCTCTGGCTTCTTCTTCCCGATGACCAGTCCGACCATGTCCCCAATGACATTGTGACTGAATGCATATTCTCCTGTCGCTTTACTGAAAACTAGATATCCTCCAACATGGGTATCAAGTGATAGTCGCATTGTCTCGAGAAATTCTTTATCAAGATCGTGGTCGAATATTTCTGCTATTCGTTTGATATGGTCTGAAGCAGTTTTCCTTGTCCGTAGTTCATCCCGTGATAATCGTTTATTTTCTTTGGCCCATACAGCAACAAGTGCTAAAAATTTATCCTTCTCTTTTCCTCTGTATAAAGCTTCTAAATATTTCTTGTAGTGTGATGCAGGTTTCTTGAAAAAGGCTGCTCCTTTCTGCAACATGTTTTCATTTCTGACAAACATTGAGGCACATTCGGGGAAGCCAAACAAAAAATCGTTAATGTCTTCTGTCGGCCCCCTTGAAGCTTCAACACATTCAAATATAGTGCAGTCTTCAAGCTGTTTCTCATTTTTCTCCGCTTGCATTTTAAGAATGTTAGTTTTCTCATCGTGTGTAAGTTCGGAGGAAGTAAGCAGAAGAACGGTTTCATTTTCATCTTTGAACATTGGCAAAGAACCCAGTTCCTCCTTAGATTCCTCAAATATGTAATGTCTGGATGTTATAATTACTCTCACGGCCTTTTTCTTTGCTGCTCTTTCTATATCAGTTAGGTATTGTCTCCAATCACCTACCAACTTTTGATCAAGCGCACCTGCACCAAATATGTCGTCTACTATAACTGTATCAAACAGTTTCAAAGACAGATCAATCTTACGCCAGTCAGATGGTGTGACCAACTTCAGGCTGACTCATGTGTAGCGCAAGTCTAGCAGCCATGGTTGTTTTGCCTTCGCCTGGGTGACCGGTGAGTATGACAATTTGTTTCTCCTCAAGAACTGTCTTCGCTTTCTGATAAGCAGCAGTTTCTACATATCGGTCATCGTCTTGATAGTCTTGGAAAAACAGTTCTGTGTTTGCTGAAAGAACATCGACCAAAAAGctgataatgattattaattacCAGTTCTGCGTTTTATTAGAATGAATACCAGAAGACATTTCCTAATTATATAGAAACAATGATAACTTTCAAAATTCAATAGAAGATACATATATAGTCGTAActgaaaacatttgtaaaatataagCAGAAGTAATGTAGATTTTCGCAGCCagtaagaaaaaaatcttcatgtaTATAACACCTGTTGCCTGCGCATGACAATAATGAAGTATTGTCTGTGATGATTGTAATGATTTTTGGTAGTAGCTTTCAACAGTCTTTATCAGATTAATTCCTTGTCTCACCTCTTATACTCCTCATTTCTTCTGTAACTAAATCCAGTTGTCTGTCTTTTATATCATCAATTTTCTGCTTCTGGTCAGGTATATTGCATTTCGTAGCAAGTCGAAGCATTACCTAAAATATTGGAATGAAATGCAAAGTTTTACTAGTCgttttatatatcaaaacacTTACATGTAAGTTGGTACttcttttcaaaaatgttctCTGTTTTGTAGTTACATGTTTCATATTAACAAATGAGGATCTATGAACGTTCTCTGGATATAGATCGTCGCCTCTTGAACAGCTATGTATTTAATGTGGTAGGTAAAGGTGGTTTTGTCCGAGACATTTTCTAACTTTCACTTAGATtgttataaaaattatgtttttgctGTAAAGTACGAGTGAAGTTTTGTACCTTATCGTttagaaaataacagaaaacaatttatttgttGCATTATGAAATGATAAGTActtgaaaatgttgtaattaTCTTTTAGATACtcataattttttgaaaaagcttcgCTTTCAGGGGCAaactatatatttgatatatcttttttaaatttttagcagCGCTTTATTTTTTTGCAGGTATTAAAACTTCTGGCAATAAAATATCGGAATTTGTCACACTTAAGATGctgctgataaaacaaaaccatgatcacgggtggtaaacgcgatccggtgctggtgttgcgcgtaaaaaagacgaaattgaggtatgtgaagttatgattttgcttagtatcagacaagaatattttttctcgaaaaaagacaaaaaaagacaaaatgctATTccacacaaatatgataatacatcatgtATGTAacatatctggtttgtaatttgaTTCGGCtccattatcacaaaaactctggcgacgcGAAGcttaaaaaagtatgaaatcaacaaaaatggcagtttctgacctaaTATAcataatctgaggacatctgatgctttttatgataactcaaatgTTATAAAGTAACGGATATCAAAGTTATTTGCTTCTAATTCCACTTACGaagacataattgacaaaaaatcaccgggaatggggttgcgcatcGGGAATtgagttgctcatatacatcatGTAAATAATGTATACGCACAACTCCATTCCAGGGGCGCAACccttcccccaaaagcaacatttcattcaagtgtatgtaatattcatgactgttttaaacGTGTTTggtcattagaagcgtcacatttcctgaaagaaggcacaagagttagaaaatttgcatttttttatgattccatacttttttaACAGAGCCAGCAGTTTTCGTAATAacagggctgattcttaaattaataatttgatatttcacACACTTCGATTTCGAAAACACTCGAAATTGTGtcattattaacaaaaacaaaaccccacctacctcgatattgtatatattgatgtgcaacaccagcaccggacgtcgcgcaaTCCATTTTAAGCgcattcccagtgggaattgaaTTGCGCTTTTACCACCCGTgatgatggccctttattgctTATCAGTGCTGTGTAGTACAGAGGCAGACAAGATAACGAGATAGATCAGTTTGATATGTACAAACACTAGACAATATATTTGTAGTACAAGTAGGGTTATGGGTATGGGGTCCTCTAACGAAACAATTTAAATATTAGTATACATTTTTTTAAGCCATTGTGCACCGAGAAACTTTGAAAACCCAACAGATTAACAAAACATCGAGTTACCTACCAATCtgagatttattttatttgatactaTGTGATCTTTCTAGCATTCTTGCATGAAAATCTATGATGATCAACAACCATACAACAAACATAACTCACGGAGACACTTaggtaaatgaaaaaaataaatcagaCTAGGTTATCTTCATGTCAATATGTGTAAACACGTTCTGTGTCAGTGTTTTGTTGTCCTTATATCAAACAGATAAAAAGATATGAAGATTCgacatttgtaatatttcaacacaaATGTATCAGAAAATACAAACTGCTTGTAAACACTGAGGCAGATgtcgttttatttttgttatgagGTTCTGATAAAGTAATGAGTTTTGCTCCTTTGCTGTATTAAATTATGACTTATTtacgtcggtctacggatcgcggggtcgtgagttcgatcctcgggcggggcgtatgttctccgtgactatttgataaacgacattgtgtctgaaatcattagtcctccacctctgattcatgtggggaagttggcagttacttgcggagaacaggtttgtactggtacagaatccaggaacactggttaggttaactgcccgccgttatatgacttaaatactgttgaaaaacggcgttaaacccaaaacaaacaaacaaaaccgaGACGAGGCTTTTTAATAAGTAAATTCATATAGGTGTTTCAATTCTAGAAACCCAAGAAACTTGTCGGTAATATTTGATTTTGAAGCTGTATGGAAAATATCAGTGTAGCGTTAGAACATTTAACAACTACTGAACTAAAAATAAtataactgagccgcaccatgagaaaaccaacatagtgcgtttgagaccagcattgatccagactaacctgcgcatccgcgcagactggtcaggatccatgttgttcgctgtcaaagcctactgcaattagagaaaccgttagcgaacagcatgaacctgactggtctggatccatgctggccgcaaatgcactatgttggttttctcatgatacgGCTCAATTATATGATTTCTTGAAATTACCTTAGGTATTTAATAGCCTACATTATCTGTAATGTACACTTAATAAAACCATTTCCTTTTtctaatttatatcaaataaattgtCACCTCAGTGCAAACAAAGGTCGTGCTGCCTTTTCATTTCAATGCGCTAAGGCGAGGAAACATTCTTTTCACAAAGTAACATAAATTTTGTTAGTAAAGTGACATCTATTCGGTGTCACATCATATTCAAGAAACTGTGGGGTCTTTTACCTGACtgaaatattacttaaaatgCGACAATTTTGCCTTTGAAACTTTAGTTTATCTTGTCGAAAGGTGTATACAGCACCTTTTGAATACAGTGTCAATTTGTATATTTACCTATTCCGATAAGGCACTTATGTTTCAAGCTTTAGCATAATTGCATACCCGCTAAATACACAGAAAAGATCAGAAACTCAATTTAACTTGTTAACAAGCATACCTTTTCCGCCAAATCCCACATTGTCTCAAATTCCACCTGCTCAAGTGAAGCAACCTGCTTATGCTGCATCTGGACAATTAGATAATGtgacatttataattaaatttacTTTTGAGCCGGGTTATTAATGTTTACTGTACGGTAAGACTGTTTGCTGTACATCTAGATACATTCTATGCTGTAGACGACAGCAATGGTTAAATTTGAGAGTGAATGAGTTAATTACTTTGCAAAGAAGCTTACACAATAAGTAATAAAATTAACATAGAAATGAGACTTTGACTTAACATGAAGCAAAGCAAGGCAATTTTGACTAAAATGAAGCCAATCAAAACGACTGAAAACAATATCTAAGCATTTACTCAGTTTTCAAACAATTAATCGACCATGAAATGTCTTTAATTATACAATGCTGTATTGATCATTTTACGTGTTCATAAGTTTTTCGTACCTCATTTCTCAAGTTCTTTAAACGAGCAATGTCGGCCTCCTCATCAACCATCTTATCCGGTATTTTACTGTTGTCGTTTTCACTCCACCAATTCGATTTTGACTTGAGTCCACATATGTTCCTCAAAAGATAAACTAAAAGTGATACATCGAATGTATCTGAAGAAGGTGGGTTATACGGcggaaataaattatttaactgtgtTTTGCTGAGAAGGTTGTTTTTCTTTGCATAGTTAAATGTTTTCATACACTATTGCAGCTTAGCATGGAGTTGTGGTGGTGGCACAGAATGATCAAATCTTGCCTTTAAAATAGCTGTTACTTCTTTTACAATGAGTAAATGAAGCCGGAGATAGTATGCCTCTTTCTTCTCGGGGTCAACAAGTGCTCCTCCAGCTACTCCTCCAAGTGCTCCGCCAGGGGCTCCTCCTGGTACTACAACAGGGGCTCCTCCAGGAACTAATCCTGGTACTCCGCCAGGTACTCCCCCAAAAGCCATTTTTGTCTTTTGTCTCAATCTGAAGAAAAACAATACGACTGGAATGTTTAACCAATACATGTACTATTACAAAGTCCAAGGAAAGTTGAATTTAAAACTGTCCAGTGTAAACGACAAAAAAATTGCTAATTTTGTTTTGACTCACAGTTTTCATTACTGGCGATTGAAATCCCATTGATATTCatctatgaaatatttaatttactcattttgatggtaaatacggggaatatattatatacttgcAAACCAGTTCTTCTACAGCCGGCAAAACAGTTCTGCACGCTTAAAGCTGCTCGCCCTCAGTTTGGtcgaaaatattcaatttcataaaagcaacatttttataacaagaatgtaaaatgaaaaggcATGATCAACAAAATAAGCGGAAATCTAGGTAACGTTCTGAGAAAATGGCTTATGAAAACAGTTTTACGGATTCACCgctctatatggctatattggaAAAATAATAAACCGTGTGCAACGCTTTACCTTTTCCTACATAACCATATAGTGCTGTGAATCCTTAAACGTTTCTGCGGGCGAGCAGCTTTAATTCATGAATTAATGATGGCACCTTATCATGCATATCCACTGGAAAAAAACAATTAttcaagaaaaaccttgcgaagaaacaatataaaaactgaaaatactttACCATTAGGCACACTAGGGATCAGATCTGAAAAGTCATGCCATGTAAGGTATATGCACATAAAACATGCAATCTCAACCGTTGTTGTGCACTAactaaacatacatgtacatgtttccGTACTAAATTCAAAGAGCAAAACGATATTGCTTGGACTAAGTTTACGAGTACCCAGTGAACGAACATAAGTGTAGTCTTCAACATAACACAGTTATGCATAATAATTGACTATCGACCCATTTTTAGAATTTGTTTATATAGACTGGTGTAGGCCTATGATTTATATGTAATCATTTTGTCTGCCACATATCTAAGTATGCAGAAGGTTTTGCTTCGTAAATCAGATAATTGC
Above is a genomic segment from Mercenaria mercenaria strain notata unplaced genomic scaffold, MADL_Memer_1 contig_2162, whole genome shotgun sequence containing:
- the LOC128545970 gene encoding uncharacterized protein LOC128545970 — encoded protein: MKTFNYAKKNNLLSKTQLNNLFPPYNPPSSDTFDVSLLVYLLRNICGLKSKSNWWSENDNSKIPDKMVDEEADIARLKNLRNEMQHKQVASLEQVEFETMWDLAEKVMLRLATKCNIPDQKQKIDDIKDRQLDLVTEEMRSIRANTELFFQDYQDDDRYVETAAYQKAKTVLEEKQIVILTGHPGEGKTTMAARLALHMIIVDDIFGAGALDQKLVGDWRQYLTDIERAAKKKAVRVIITSRHYIFEESKEELGSLPMFKDENETVLLLTSSELTHDEKTNILKMQAEKNEKQLEDCTIFECVEASRGPTEDINDFLFGFPECASMFVRNENMLQKGAAFFKKPASHYKKYLEALYRGKEKDKFLALVAVWAKENKRLSRDELRTRKTASDHIKRIAEIFDHDLDKEFLETMRLSLDTHVGGYLVFSKATGEYAFSHNVIGDMVGLVIGKKKPEETVEICPRDFLMEYISIGETARDDFKKLQQ